In Haliscomenobacter hydrossis DSM 1100, the DNA window AGAAAAACCACTTTCCTTGCTCTGTTTGCTCAGTTCTTCTTTTAACTTATCCATTACTTTCCCATTGTTGTTGATGCGGTCGCGAACTTTACCGATACTCGATCTGGCGTTTATCTCGCGTACTGCCAGGACGTCCAAAATGCTGTAGATGGAATCAATTTGGTTCAAGGCCTTTTTTTCATTTTCTAAAGCCACTTGTCGAGCCAATTCCATCTGCTTCAATATGTCTTGTTGCTTTTGCAGGATTTCCTTGATTTCGGCTTTGTGTTGTCGTTTTCGAACGATTTCTCCGCCAAAAAATCCACCTAGCAGTAAGAAGACGAGGCCAGATGAGATGAATGTGGTTAGTGAATTGGTAGGTATTGTCATGAGGAGTGGGTTTATGGTTACAGTTGGACAGGGACAAGCACGTTGTTGGGATGAAAGGGATGGGTTAAGCCCCAGAAGCGAGGAAATGTAAAGCAGTATCCCGTGAAAGCATCACACCAGTTTTCCTTCTTTGATCAGCTCATTTTTGATTCCTATGCTCAGGTTTTCAAGGCAAATGACATCGGTCTGCTGTTCCAGTGCCGAGATGCAGCAGTACTGAACGATGTTCATAATGTTAGCTCCGGTGAGTTCGTAGCGGTTGGAAATCTCCCCCCATTCAATTGCCGGGTCAATTTTTGCCGCAGGTGGAAAAGCCTTTTGCCACAACACCTGCCGTTCTTCGGGTTTTGGGATGGGAAAGTAGATCAGTGCCTGGAAGCGCCGTAAAAAGGCATCGTCGATATTGCTTTTGAAATTGGAGGCCAGAATGGTCAGGCCGGGATAAGCTTCGATGCGCTGGAGCAGGTAACTCACCTCCTGGTTGGCGTATTTGTCGTGCGCGTCACGTATGCCCGTGCGTTTGCCAAAGAGGGCGTCTGCTTCGTCAAAAAACAGGATCCAGTTCTTGTTTTGGGCCTTGTCGAAGAGTCGGGCCAGGTTCTTTTCCGTCTCGCCAATGTACTTCGAAACCACCATTGAAAGGTCAATTTTGAACACATCCCGCCCGGTCGTTTTGCCCAGAAGGGTGGCCGTGAGCGTCTTGCCCGTGCCCGGTGGGCCATGAAAGAGCACCCGATAGCCAGGTTTCACCCGCTTGCCCATGCCCCAGGTCTCAAAAAAAGTCTCCTGATGGCGCACCCAGCTTTCAATTTCCCGAATTTGTTTCAGGGTGCCGGGAGCGAGTACGAGGTCGTCCCAGTCCATGCCCGTGGAAATGTACTCCGCCGGAAAATCCGTGCTAAAACGGGGCTTGCTTACCTTACCCAGCGTCAACATTTCTACGACCTCGGGGTCGAGGATGATGCGGCCGCTCATCATGGGCTCGCCGGGGGGTACTGCCTCCAGGTGGAGAATGCCTTTTTGGTGAAACCAGTGGTCGGTGCTGAACATGCGTTGCACTTCAAGCCGCTTTTCGAGGTCGTCGCCCGCAAGGATAAACTGGGCGGTTTCGCCAGTGGGTAGAATGTCGCGGTGGTTTTGACCCCTCACGCCGCCAAATTCAGGAAAGTCGCCGCCTTCAGGAAGGTGCTCGGCGAGGATCGAGCGGAAAAAGCCAGGGAGGAGGTGGGGGGGTCAGGGCGAGGAGGAGGATGGTGTGTTCGTCAACGCTTGGTTTGTAAATGTTCAAAAAATCGGCAAAAGGACTATTGTCATTTGGGAATTCGGGGGGTGGCGGGGGGGTATAGGGGGTTTGGCCGAAGTGGGAATGGAGTCGGGCGGTGAAAGTTGTAGTAAAGTGTGCAAATAATTCATCGAATTGCATATCCAAGTTTGACTAAATCATCCAAAACATTCACATAATCGGACGACTTTTTGTGCATCATAGGAGCAGCAAGAACCATATCTTCATCATCCCTATCCAAGAATAGTTCTATTGAAGTTTTATAATATGTTCCTCTAAAATCAACCATTGATAAATCAGCATTTTCAAGTAAATCTCGCTTAACTACGATTTGAAGTTCCGAATTCCTTAATATATATTTCGAAGGTAATCCTCGAATTGTCAGCTCTTGGAATTCAGCTGACGAAATATCAATACTCCAATCAGTTTCTTTAAACAACATGCTATTTGCTTCACATAAAGCACTTTGAGCTAATTCATTATGCATAGGCGACAGATAATTACTGATCATTATCTTACCTACTTGTCCTTTAAATATTACTTTTTTAAAAAAGGTACCCCAAAACTGTAGAAGGGTATGGGTTTTTAGATTTTCGATAGTTATATTTTCCAATACACCTTGATATACTACACAATTCTTCTGTTCGCAGTTTTTAAGAACTATGTTCTTCGCATATGATCTTTTACTCATTTCGGAGGAATATGAAAAATAACAGGAAATAAACTTGCAATTTTCAAAATTCATATTTTGAAATAGCGAGCCAGAATTAATATCCCTTAAGTCGTCAAAAACTTTACCTTTATTATTTTCCATTATCACATGAGTTTTGAATTATTTTTTTTTGCTTTTTGGTGGAAATATCCGAAATCCACTTGGTCTAGCATAATTAGCGAAAATTAATTTCTTTCCATAAGATCTAACTAAATGGGCAGGAATTGCACCAATTGTTGTTATGTCAAAAATGAGACCCTCATATTTACCTTTTCCAATAAAGTCTGGTTGATTCGGCCCTCCGACTTTTTTAAAATTAGAATTTGAAATTAATTGCTCAGCTGCCAACCTTTCAACTGCAGTTCCATAAAAAACTGGACCAAGCCAAGGTTCCTCAGCATTGCTTGCCGCTGAATATTCACGGTCACTCAATATTCTTCCACCTGCACCCCTTAAATCACTAGATAATTCACTATTTGCCGATGAAGCAGCGCTTTGTAATTCGCCTTTAGATTTAGTTAGAATTTCCGGGTCTACTCCTCCCAACTTTTCGAAATAAGATGCAAGCTTAAGTATTTCCGCTTCAATTTTTGGTTTATCTTTTTGATTGGCCCTCAGTAGCCTACCAATCTCTTGATTACTTTCCTTGGCTTTTCTAATTATTTCCAGTTTGACATCATCACCTTTTGATGCAATTTCCTGTTCGTTTAAATAGGCAAGGACAGTTTTAGGCGCTGAAGCAATGGTGAGTTGGGGGTTTTTCTCACCACCTTTGAAATAAATACTATGACTTTCACCAGCTTGGTTTCTAAATCGTTTCTTAATTCCGAGCCAATCCAGAACTTTACCAGCAGCATCCTTCCCCTTATTCACTAGCCCCTTAGCCTTCGCTACCAGCGGCTTCACCAATTTAGCCACCCCGTTCAGCATCTTGTCCACAATCGTGTCAATCGGCTTCCGAATCTTTTCAATGGTTTTGCGAATTGCCTTTCCAATTCCACTCAAATTTAGCAATCTTGCGATGAAACCCAAAATAATCGGGATGGTTTGTCCCATGGCCCGTTCTACGGCGGCGATGGCTGGCCCCAGGCGGCCCATGGCAATGTCGACGATGGCGTTGAACACAGAGCTGACGAAATCCACGATGCGCTGCCAGTTCTCTACAAAGAACATCACCGTGTTGTAGATGGCGATGATGGCCTGCACGATCGCTCCCACCGGATTCAACATGGAAACGAGCTTGATGATGCCCTGTTTCACCATTTCGGTAGCGATCCAATTGCGGATGCCCTCCATCACCTGTTCCTTGATTTCCTCGGCTTTCTCTTTGATCATGTCCCAGAGCGCCATTGGGCCTTCTGCCACTACCCGTTTGACGATGCCAACGGAGGTCATGGCAAACTGGAGCATGGGCTGTCCAATTTTTTCGCCCAGTTTCTTCATCAGGGCGTCCTTGGTGAGGTTCATGATTTGCAGCAACAGGAAGATAACGCCCTTCAAATCCCACTGGGCGGGCAGCTGTAAACCGGCATCGCCCATGGCCCCGGTGAGCCAGCCCATCATACCCTTGATGAGGTGTTGCTGGATGTTGTTTTTGAAGTTTTCTACCCCTTGTCCAACCGCTTTGCCGATATTTTTGAAGAAACCGATTGGATCGGTGACGATCTTTTTGATGACCGCCTTACCCTTGTTGATGATGCCCATGATCTTCTCGGGGCTGTAACCTGCTTTTTCAAGCGCCCATTCGAAGAATTTGATCATGGCATTCAGGATCAGGTTGCCCAGCTTGCTCAAGAGGCCAGACATTTCCTCCTTCATCTTTTCAATCTTCTTGTCGATTGCCTTGATGGCTTCCTCCCGCTTGCTGCACAATTTTTCCCGAAGCTTGTCCCGCTGCTGGTCGATGAACTTATCCATCTCCGCCAGCTTGCCCTTCATCTCTTTCATCGCTTTTTGGCCAGTGGCGCGCAGGGCTGGACCAAGCGTTTTGACATAAGTCTCGATCTGTTTGCGGGCATTAGCCAGTTCCAGCTTGCACTCCGCAATGACTTTTTGATTGGCCTTGTCAATATCGGCAATGAGCTTGTCGATCTTCTGAATGTAGCGCTCACGACCAGAACTCAATGCGTTTTGCACCTCTGGGAAATCATCAATGCCTGCAAAATAATCTTTGATCCATCTTGCACCTCCAAAAAGGCCTGAATATCTACGTTTTTTGAAAGCGTTGATGTCTCGTTTTACTTCCTTCTCAAAATCAACAGATGCCCGCAACTGTCCTGCATCAAAAGCGCGAAGATTTTGCTTTTCGAGGTTTGCCAGCTTTGTGGTAACGCTGCTCTTCGCTGCATCAAAAATGCCGTTGATGTGCTTGGTGACTTCCTCTCGTTTCTTTTCAAGGGCGGATTTGGTTTTGGTTTGATTGGCTTTAGTTTCGTTCAAGCCCCGTTTCCGCTTCGCCCGCATTTGTGACTTGCCCTGGGCTTCTTCCTGTTTGAGGTCTTTCTCTACTTTTTGGGATGCCTGTTCGCCAAACTGCTGGATTTTCGCAGGCTCTTCGGCTACTTTTTTCTTAAGGCTCTTGCGCTCCTTGTTGGCTTCGGCCAGCTCACCGCTGTCCACCATGTCGAGTTGATCCTGCGTGATGCCCTCTTTTTGCAACAGTTCATCCGATTTGGTATCAAATTCCACAACTTCGGTGTGTTCCGGTTTTAGCGGAGGCACCGCCCCTTTGCCGAGGTCGAGCATGGGGGTACCTGGCGCTGCTTCTTCGGGCGGCAGCTCGGTGGATTCCGGGGTTGGCTTGGCAGGAAGGGGTTGTTCGATGTCATTGTAGGTGTCTTTTACCGCACCCACGTCCTTGTTTACTTCACCCAATACCTGGCTGCCTACCACTTTGGCTTTGCCTTGTGATTCAAAATTGTTGACCTCTTTGATATTGGTCGGCATGGCACTCACCAAAGCATTGTTGAGGGTGCTCTTAGCAGCCTCTTTGTCGGTGCTGGGTTCTGGTTTTGCATCCAAACCCGCCACCTGTTCGTTGTTGCTCATGGCTTGTCCCTCTTCGGGTGGCGCGACCACGGCAGCGTCAGTTTGCTGCTGTTTCTCGCCTGCGTCGTCGTGGGTCTGTTCGTTTTCAGCCAGGTCGGTGGCCTTCTCGTCGGCCTTGGCGCAAGCAAAAGAACTGGCATCGCTCAGGTCTTTTCCAACGGCGCCCAAGCTTTTTTTCAAGGCCGCTTCGGCTGCTTCTGCTGCACCTTTTTTGCCCCTTTTGCGTGAAGAAGATTTTCCAGCCGCCCGTTTTCCAGATCCTTTGCCTTTACCACCTTTCTTTTTAGCTGCCTTCTTTTTGGCTGATTTTTCTTCAGCGGCTACTTTTCCCTGCTCTACTTTTTCCTTGGCCTTTTCAGCAATGGATGGATCAATTGCCTTTTTTTGGTCCTGATCAGCAGCTTCCAATTCTTTGGCGAGGTCAACTTCTTCCTCGTTCATCTGCAGGGGCTGAGCAGGAGGAGGGGTCAGCACCTCTTTGCGCTGTACGGAAGCGCCCTGCTGGACGGTGTGCGTTAGTTCATGGGCCAGCAGTGTTTTTCCTTCTGTAGTAGCCGGATTGTATTTTCCTTCGTTGAAATAGATGTCGTTTCCGTGGGTGAAAGCTTGGGCATGCAGATCACGGTTCATGGCTGTGGCTTGAGAGTCCGTGTGAATACGAACTCCGCTAAAATCCACTCCAAAGCCACCTTCCATTGTCGAACGGGTGCTTTCCGGAAGTGGGCTGCCATTGCCCTTGCTCGAATTTAAGCCACTTTCCACCGAGCGAGATGCGGTAGGAGTAGCACCAGTAGCGGTTTTTGTCTGGGCAGCTTCCTCTTTTTCCTCTGCTTTTTGAACTGGCTCTTCCTTATCTGCTGCCTTTTGAACCGGCTCTTCCTTTTTGTCCTCCATCTTCTGAACCGGTTCCTCCTGCTTGTCTTCCGCTTTCTGAACTGGTTCTTCCTTATCTGCCGCCTTTTGAACTGGCTCCTCCTTTTTGTCCTCCGTCTTCGGAACCGGCTCCTCCTCCTCTCTCTCGCATTTCTGAACTGGTTCTTCTTTGTCTGCCGCTTTTTGAACCGGCTCCTCCTTTTTGTCCTCCATCTTCTGAACCGGTTCCTCCTGCTTGTCCTCCGCTTTCTGAACTGGTTCTTCTTTGTCTGCCGCCTTTTGAACTGGCTCCTCCTTTTTGTCCTCCATCTTCTGAACCGGTTCCTCCTGCTTGTCCTCCGCTTTCTGAACTGGTTCTTCTTTGTCTGCCGCCTTTTGAACTGGCTCCTCTTTTTCCGCCATCCGTTGGATAAAAGGCGTAATGTTATCCGCTAAGGGTTTGCGCTGCGTCTTGTCCTTCGCATCGCAATCTGCGCACTTGTTTTGCACAGCAGGAGTAGCCTCCGAGCCTCGCACCACTTTCTCCGCCATGGAGTCTGCTTCACGCTCATGGTGGTCACCGGGCTTGCCCACCTTTAGTTTGGCTTGTATCGTTGGTGCAAAGAAATCCCCGCCCCCCGCTTTGGCGAAGAACGGTCCCGATCCTTGTTGGGAACGAGACGCTGTCGTTGAAGATTTTTCTGCGGTGGTTTTCAAGATTTAATCAATTGATTAATTTTATTACACCAAAAAAACAATAACTACTTCAAGAAGCACTAGCCCCATTCCACAAGGAGTATTCCATGCATCCAGGGTAATCTTACCATAGAAAGGGTCCAGGGCAATTCCGTGAGCAGGATATCAACGCCCCGCTGCTCAACCTGAAGAAGCCAATCCTTATTGCGACCCTTAGAAAGTTTGCCTTCTCTACAAAAGAAGGTACCCCGAAGTCCATCAGCACTGGTATTACCAAGTGCGCTCCAGTGACCAATTACCGAATGCAGCAATTTATCAGCTTCCATTTTTTCATGTTTGGTCAAATGAACTTGCCTCCGAATGGGCAAGTCAAACGGCACTCCACAGAGTAATTTGTTTAAGGGAAGCTCGTGTTCCATCATACCTATTCTCCCTATCGCAAGGTACTGAAGCAATGAGATGGCGCGTTCCGGATTTTCGATCTTACCATCTTTTGCTAACCCCAAAGACTGAAACAACGCTGGCAAAAACGGGTGTAAAATGACCAGGCCAGCATTTCGAACATATATGTCCAGGTCATCGGCTTCGCGGATTTTTTCGTTCAAATCCTCGGTGCCTAATCGGGGTGATGCAGCACCGTATTCTTCGCTCAGATTATCTTCAGCGTCCGTTTTGGTGACTTCCAGTAGTGTTGATCCCACTTCACTGGGTGGTTTGGTGGCAATTGCTTGATCGGGTAATTCCGAGTTTTGCGCATCCGCGGGCGAATTGCCTGGAGATAGTACGAGGTCGTTGCTGAAAAAACCTCCACTTTTTATCCGCTGGAGAACTGATTCAGGCAAATTTTCTCCCTGGAGGACTGGCAAGAGGAGTGCTTCAAATTCAGCCGGCTGATGTGTTGCCCAAGCGACCAGTTCAGTGTTTGATAATTGGGGCTGATCTATAAAATTCTGCAAGGCTTGCAACCCTGGTAACGGCAGTTTCAAGCTTGCTATTTTGGCCAGGGCATTGGGTTGATGGGCCAACTGTTTAGCCATTTCTCTTGGCCAGATTGATCGAAGGTTTGCGGTCGGTTGTTCAAAAACGGTATTCCAGTATACAACTTCGGGCTGCTCGTTTTGCGGTCCGGTTATCCTGGCCATTGTTTTTACAAACATTGCCCACTCCGCAATTTCGGCTTTATTTTTGTCCAGAAAAACAATGGCGAGTTTACCCAACAGCTCTGGATTGAATTGTAATACCAGCCTTTGTCTCACCATCCTGGACTGGATAAGCGCTTGAAATTTCACCCTCCATTGCGAGGTCATTCCGCCCGTGAGCAGCGTCTTGATTTTTGCCTCAAAATTTAAAGTGGTTTCCACATTGACCCACCAAGGCAAGAGCCCCGTTTCTAAAAAATAGAAAAAAGCGGTCATTGTGTGCGCTGTTTCACTGATCCCATCATCGCCGGGGAAGTGGGAACCAGGGTCCAGTTGCGCGGGCATTGGAAGCATCCCCTGAACTTGACGAGTGATTTGTTCCAATATTTCAGCCTCCCAGTTTCCACTTTCCTGCACATCGACCGTAAGCTCCAGTCGGTCGATGCGGAGGGTTTCACCCGGCTTGCTCTGCTGGTCGAACAGCACGCCGAGATGCTCGGCCAGCGGGCCATTTGCAAATCGGCTCAAGCGTTTCTGCCACTGCCAGCTTTGCGATAGCTCTGCTGTTTCCAGTTCGAGGATTTGCTTACGAATGATGTGTGTCTGGCGCTTGTGCAACATTTCACCTGCCAATTATGGTATCCCCTGGTGTACCCGTTCTGGGGAAGATCGGGTCGAATGGTCTATCGTTCCCGTCCAAATCAATGACCTTGGTGGCCATCGAGAAACAGCCTTTTTTGGTAAAGCCAAAGAGCCGAACTGTCTGTAAGTTACCCTGATTAGGCTTGAATGAGGCAAGCGCCAACCTGTCATTGGGTTTATCAGATACGCCTTGTCCCATGTCCCAGAACCATTTCGAAACATCACCAGAGAGGTTTATGCCTTCCAAGCTCACGACAAGTTGGCCTCTGATCAGGGTGATGCTCTTGATTTCAATACTTACTTTTGGTGCCTCGTCTCTACACCTTGCTTTCTCAGTGTCATGGTCATTGCACTTGTCGAAGTCAATGAGGTTAAACGGAGGCAGCTGAAATTTCGTGGTAAGGTTTAGTCGTGTTTCGGCGCTATCTGTGCCGATTTTAGGGGTCAAAGTTGTTGAGAAATCAGTTTGCGTTTTGTTCAAAAGGAAATTCCCTTCCACGCTCATATTGAAATCAAATGCAGTGAAATACT includes these proteins:
- a CDS encoding contractile injection system tape measure protein, which produces MLHKRQTHIIRKQILELETAELSQSWQWQKRLSRFANGPLAEHLGVLFDQQSKPGETLRIDRLELTVDVQESGNWEAEILEQITRQVQGMLPMPAQLDPGSHFPGDDGISETAHTMTAFFYFLETGLLPWWVNVETTLNFEAKIKTLLTGGMTSQWRVKFQALIQSRMVRQRLVLQFNPELLGKLAIVFLDKNKAEIAEWAMFVKTMARITGPQNEQPEVVYWNTVFEQPTANLRSIWPREMAKQLAHQPNALAKIASLKLPLPGLQALQNFIDQPQLSNTELVAWATHQPAEFEALLLPVLQGENLPESVLQRIKSGGFFSNDLVLSPGNSPADAQNSELPDQAIATKPPSEVGSTLLEVTKTDAEDNLSEEYGAASPRLGTEDLNEKIREADDLDIYVRNAGLVILHPFLPALFQSLGLAKDGKIENPERAISLLQYLAIGRIGMMEHELPLNKLLCGVPFDLPIRRQVHLTKHEKMEADKLLHSVIGHWSALGNTSADGLRGTFFCREGKLSKGRNKDWLLQVEQRGVDILLTELPWTLSMVRLPWMHGILLVEWG
- a CDS encoding eCIS core domain-containing protein, whose translation is MKTTAEKSSTTASRSQQGSGPFFAKAGGGDFFAPTIQAKLKVGKPGDHHEREADSMAEKVVRGSEATPAVQNKCADCDAKDKTQRKPLADNITPFIQRMAEKEEPVQKAADKEEPVQKAEDKQEEPVQKMEDKKEEPVQKAADKEEPVQKAEDKQEEPVQKMEDKKEEPVQKAADKEEPVQKCEREEEEPVPKTEDKKEEPVQKAADKEEPVQKAEDKQEEPVQKMEDKKEEPVQKAADKEEPVQKAEEKEEAAQTKTATGATPTASRSVESGLNSSKGNGSPLPESTRSTMEGGFGVDFSGVRIHTDSQATAMNRDLHAQAFTHGNDIYFNEGKYNPATTEGKTLLAHELTHTVQQGASVQRKEVLTPPPAQPLQMNEEEVDLAKELEAADQDQKKAIDPSIAEKAKEKVEQGKVAAEEKSAKKKAAKKKGGKGKGSGKRAAGKSSSRKRGKKGAAEAAEAALKKSLGAVGKDLSDASSFACAKADEKATDLAENEQTHDDAGEKQQQTDAAVVAPPEEGQAMSNNEQVAGLDAKPEPSTDKEAAKSTLNNALVSAMPTNIKEVNNFESQGKAKVVGSQVLGEVNKDVGAVKDTYNDIEQPLPAKPTPESTELPPEEAAPGTPMLDLGKGAVPPLKPEHTEVVEFDTKSDELLQKEGITQDQLDMVDSGELAEANKERKSLKKKVAEEPAKIQQFGEQASQKVEKDLKQEEAQGKSQMRAKRKRGLNETKANQTKTKSALEKKREEVTKHINGIFDAAKSSVTTKLANLEKQNLRAFDAGQLRASVDFEKEVKRDINAFKKRRYSGLFGGARWIKDYFAGIDDFPEVQNALSSGRERYIQKIDKLIADIDKANQKVIAECKLELANARKQIETYVKTLGPALRATGQKAMKEMKGKLAEMDKFIDQQRDKLREKLCSKREEAIKAIDKKIEKMKEEMSGLLSKLGNLILNAMIKFFEWALEKAGYSPEKIMGIINKGKAVIKKIVTDPIGFFKNIGKAVGQGVENFKNNIQQHLIKGMMGWLTGAMGDAGLQLPAQWDLKGVIFLLLQIMNLTKDALMKKLGEKIGQPMLQFAMTSVGIVKRVVAEGPMALWDMIKEKAEEIKEQVMEGIRNWIATEMVKQGIIKLVSMLNPVGAIVQAIIAIYNTVMFFVENWQRIVDFVSSVFNAIVDIAMGRLGPAIAAVERAMGQTIPIILGFIARLLNLSGIGKAIRKTIEKIRKPIDTIVDKMLNGVAKLVKPLVAKAKGLVNKGKDAAGKVLDWLGIKKRFRNQAGESHSIYFKGGEKNPQLTIASAPKTVLAYLNEQEIASKGDDVKLEIIRKAKESNQEIGRLLRANQKDKPKIEAEILKLASYFEKLGGVDPEILTKSKGELQSAASSANSELSSDLRGAGGRILSDREYSAASNAEEPWLGPVFYGTAVERLAAEQLISNSNFKKVGGPNQPDFIGKGKYEGLIFDITTIGAIPAHLVRSYGKKLIFANYARPSGFRIFPPKSKKK